The following are from one region of the Amylibacter sp. IMCC11727 genome:
- the rnd gene encoding ribonuclease D, translated as MRTITTTEQLAEFCAKCATFDYVTIDTEFLRERTYYSKLCLIQMAHPGEGNDGAVLVDVLEEGLSLDPLYALFQDESVTKVFHAARQDLEIFFVDRQIFPKPFFDTQVAAMVCGFGEQVGYETLVRKIAKAQLDKSSRFTDWSQRPLSDKQKHYALGDVTHLRDIYEFLAKRLEKTKRTSWVEEEVEILTSPETYNTDPNDAWKRVKTRSSSRRFLATVQELAKFRETYAQDRNIPRNRVYKDDALMEVAATRPKAIGDLSKSRLLLREARKGQIAEGIIAAVKAANAIKDEDLPAVAKVKQRPQGSEGLADLLRVLLKAKAEEAGVAQKLIANASDLDDIAAQVGGDHVFRGWRSEVFGNDARDLCDGKIALSASGSSVKIVKV; from the coding sequence ATGAGAACAATAACAACGACCGAGCAGTTGGCAGAATTTTGCGCCAAATGCGCAACTTTCGATTACGTCACAATCGATACTGAATTTCTGCGCGAGCGGACCTATTATTCCAAGCTTTGCCTGATCCAAATGGCACATCCAGGCGAAGGGAATGATGGCGCTGTATTGGTCGATGTTCTGGAAGAGGGGCTGAGCCTCGATCCGTTATACGCGTTGTTTCAAGATGAATCGGTGACCAAAGTGTTCCATGCCGCGCGGCAGGATTTGGAAATCTTCTTTGTGGATCGCCAAATCTTCCCAAAACCGTTTTTCGACACTCAGGTTGCGGCAATGGTCTGCGGCTTTGGGGAGCAGGTCGGCTATGAAACGCTGGTGCGCAAGATTGCTAAGGCGCAACTTGATAAATCGTCCCGTTTCACAGATTGGTCGCAGCGGCCTTTGTCAGACAAACAGAAACATTACGCGCTGGGCGATGTGACCCATCTGCGCGATATTTATGAATTTTTGGCCAAACGGTTGGAAAAGACAAAACGCACGTCATGGGTCGAAGAAGAGGTGGAAATCCTCACCAGCCCAGAAACCTATAACACGGATCCGAATGACGCGTGGAAACGGGTGAAAACCCGCAGCAGTTCCCGCCGTTTTTTGGCAACGGTGCAAGAATTGGCAAAGTTTCGGGAAACCTATGCGCAGGACCGAAATATTCCGCGCAACCGCGTCTACAAAGACGATGCTCTGATGGAAGTGGCGGCAACGCGCCCCAAAGCAATTGGTGATCTGAGCAAATCGCGCCTGTTGCTGCGTGAAGCGCGCAAGGGGCAGATCGCCGAAGGCATTATCGCAGCCGTCAAAGCGGCGAATGCGATCAAAGACGAAGACCTGCCTGCCGTGGCCAAGGTGAAACAGCGTCCGCAAGGCAGCGAAGGTTTGGCCGATCTGTTGCGCGTATTGCTCAAAGCCAAAGCAGAAGAAGCAGGGGTGGCCCAAAAGCTGATTGCGAATGCCTCTGATCTGGACGACATTGCGGCACAGGTGGGCGGAGATCACGTGTTTCGCGGTTGGCGCAGTGAAGTTTTTGGCAATGATGCCAGAGACTTATGCGATGGTAAAATCGCGCTTTCAGCCAGTGGAAGCAGTGTGAAAATCGTTAAGGTCTAA